The proteins below come from a single Eucalyptus grandis isolate ANBG69807.140 chromosome 3, ASM1654582v1, whole genome shotgun sequence genomic window:
- the LOC104436642 gene encoding GTP-binding nuclear protein Ran1A isoform X3 encodes MALPNQPMFNHPGFKLLIIGDPGTGKTTFLKRRLPEEFEEIYEPTTGVEVYPLHFFTNRGMIRFDCWDTPGQGLRDGYYIRGQCAIIMFDVTAGSTYMNVPGWHRDLYRVCENIPIVLCGNKVDGENRQVEARQFTFGRRNNLQHCEISARSMYNLEEPFLYLARELVGDPNLHFVEPFALAPPEVHMDFDPRQQHEAELAEAALQPLPDGARKAVSRFGDSNEHSRRQVVSACILAMLEFYIGDGRCFHFFGFAKLHNCFRLIYQIDLNFGKHVLIVNSIHILLDNCGTWMLLRVLNRRVGSKMVRPKLIHLICIDPFLCNTILIFCT; translated from the exons ATG GCTTTGCCGAATCAGCCGATGTTCAATCACCCGGGCTTCAAGCTTCTCATAATCGGCGATCCTGGCACAG GCAAAACGACTTTTCTGAAGAGACGTCTTCCTGAGGAGTTTGAAGAGATATATGAGC CAACTACTGGCGTCGAAGTCTATCCTCTGCATTTCTTCACAAACCGGGGGATGATCCGGTTTGACTGCTGGGATACTCCAGGGCAGGGTCTAAGAGATGGATATTA CATTCGTGGCCAGTGTGCAATTATCATGTTCGATGTCACTGCTGGATCGACATACATGAATGTTCCTGGATGGCATCGCGATCTCTACAG GGTCTGTGAGAATATACCTATTGTTCTCTGTGGAAACAAGGTAGATGGGGAGAATAGGCAAGTTGAAGCAAGGCAGTTTACATTCGGGCGGAGGAATAATTTGCAGCACTGTGAAATTTCTGCAAGGAGCATGTACAACTTAGAGGAACCCTTCCTCTACCTCGCCAGAGAACTTGTCGG GGATCCAAATCTGCACTTTGTTGAGCCTTTTGCTCTTGCTCCTCCGGAAGTGCACATGGACTTTGATCCACGGCAGCA GCATGAGGCGGAACTTGCTGAAGCAGCTCTTCAGCCACTTCCCGATGGCGCTAGAAAAGCAGTTTCCAGGTTTGGAGACAGCAATGAGCATTCGAGACGGCAGGTGGTTTCAGCCTGCATCCTTGCGATGTTGGAGTTCTACATTGGGGATGGGAgatgttttcacttttttggtTTTGCTAAATTACATAATTGTTTCCGtttgatttatcaaattgaCCTCAATTTCGGCAAACATGTATTGATAGTTAACAGCATACATATTCTTTTAGACAATTGCGGTACATGGATGCTGTTGAGGGTGTTAAATAGGCGGGTCGGTTCGAAGATGGTCCGAcctaaattaattcatttaatttgtATTGATCCATTCTTATGTAATACAATTTTGATATTTTGTACTTGA
- the LOC104436642 gene encoding uncharacterized protein LOC104436642 isoform X4, with protein sequence MLFLLGVLELSDLALPNQPMFNHPVFKLLMVGDPGTGKTTFLKRLLRKEFEEIYEPTTGVKVYPLLFFTNRGMIRFDFLDTPGQGLRDGYYIPGQCAIIMFDVTARSTYMNVPGWHRDLCRVCENISVVLCGNKVDGENRQVEARQFTFGRRSNLQYYEISARNMYNLKEPFLYLARKLVGDPNLHFVELPALVPPEMHMGFQALPNQPMFNHPGFKLLIIGDPGTGKTTFLKRRLPEEFEEIYEPTTGVEVYPLHFFTNRGMIRFDCWDTPGQGLRDGYYIRGQCAIIMFDVTAGSTYMNVPGWHRDLYRVCENIPIVLCGNKVDGENRQVEARQFTFGRRNNLQHCEISARSMYNLEEPFLYLARELVGDPNLHFVEPFALAPPEVHMDFDPRQQHEAELAEAALQPLPDGARKAVSRFGDSNEHSRRQVVSACILAMLEFYIGDGRCFHFFGFAKLHNCFRLIYQIDLNFGKHVLIVNSIHILLDNCGTWMLLRVLNRRVGSKMVRPKLIHLICIDPFLCNTILIFCT encoded by the exons ATGCTGTTTCTTTTGGGGGTTCTGGAGCTGAGCGATCTG GCTTTGCCGAATCAGCCGATGTTCAATCACCCGGTCTTCAAGCTCCTCATGGTCGGCGATCCTGGCACAG GCAAAACGACTTTTCTGAAGAGACTTCTTCGTAAGGAGTTTGAAGAGATATATGAGC CAACTACTGGCGTCAAAGTCTATCCTCTGCTTTTCTTCACAAACCGGGGGATGATCCGGTTTGACTTCTTGGATACTCCAGGGCAGGGTCTAAGAGATGGATATTA CATTCCTGGCCAGTGTGCAATTATCATGTTCGATGTCACTGCTCGATCAACATACATGAATGTTCCTGGATGGCATCGCGATCTCTGCAG GGTCTGTGAGAATATATCTGTTGTTCTCTGTGGAAACAAGGTAGATGGGGAGAATAGGCAAGTTGAAGCAAGGCAGTTTACATTCGGGCGCAGGAGTAATTTGCAGTACTATGAGATTTCTGCAAGGAACATGTACAACTTAAAGGAACCCTTCCTCTACCTCGCCAGAAAACTTGTCGG GGATCCAAATCTGCACTTTGTTGAGCTTCCTGCTCTTGTCCCTCCGGAAATGCACATGGGCTTTCAG GCTTTGCCGAATCAGCCGATGTTCAATCACCCGGGCTTCAAGCTTCTCATAATCGGCGATCCTGGCACAG GCAAAACGACTTTTCTGAAGAGACGTCTTCCTGAGGAGTTTGAAGAGATATATGAGC CAACTACTGGCGTCGAAGTCTATCCTCTGCATTTCTTCACAAACCGGGGGATGATCCGGTTTGACTGCTGGGATACTCCAGGGCAGGGTCTAAGAGATGGATATTA CATTCGTGGCCAGTGTGCAATTATCATGTTCGATGTCACTGCTGGATCGACATACATGAATGTTCCTGGATGGCATCGCGATCTCTACAG GGTCTGTGAGAATATACCTATTGTTCTCTGTGGAAACAAGGTAGATGGGGAGAATAGGCAAGTTGAAGCAAGGCAGTTTACATTCGGGCGGAGGAATAATTTGCAGCACTGTGAAATTTCTGCAAGGAGCATGTACAACTTAGAGGAACCCTTCCTCTACCTCGCCAGAGAACTTGTCGG GGATCCAAATCTGCACTTTGTTGAGCCTTTTGCTCTTGCTCCTCCGGAAGTGCACATGGACTTTGATCCACGGCAGCA GCATGAGGCGGAACTTGCTGAAGCAGCTCTTCAGCCACTTCCCGATGGCGCTAGAAAAGCAGTTTCCAGGTTTGGAGACAGCAATGAGCATTCGAGACGGCAGGTGGTTTCAGCCTGCATCCTTGCGATGTTGGAGTTCTACATTGGGGATGGGAgatgttttcacttttttggtTTTGCTAAATTACATAATTGTTTCCGtttgatttatcaaattgaCCTCAATTTCGGCAAACATGTATTGATAGTTAACAGCATACATATTCTTTTAGACAATTGCGGTACATGGATGCTGTTGAGGGTGTTAAATAGGCGGGTCGGTTCGAAGATGGTCCGAcctaaattaattcatttaatttgtATTGATCCATTCTTATGTAATACAATTTTGATATTTTGTACTTGA
- the LOC104436642 gene encoding GTP-binding nuclear protein Ran1A isoform X1 has product MLFLLGVLELSDLALPNQPMFNHPGFKLLIIGDPGTGKTTFLKRRLPEEFEEIYEPTTGVEVYPLHFFTNRGMIRFDCWDTPGQGLRDGYYIRGQCAIIMFDVTAGSTYMNVPGWHRDLYRVCENIPIVLCGNKVDGENRQVEARQFTFGRRNNLQHCEISARSMYNLEEPFLYLARELVGDPNLHFVEPFALAPPEVHMDFDPRQQHEAELAEAALQPLPDGARKAVSRFGDSNEHSRRQVVSACILAMLEFYIGDGRCFHFFGFAKLHNCFRLIYQIDLNFGKHVLIVNSIHILLDNCGTWMLLRVLNRRVGSKMVRPKLIHLICIDPFLCNTILIFCT; this is encoded by the exons ATGCTGTTTCTTTTGGGGGTTCTGGAGCTGAGCGATCTG GCTTTGCCGAATCAGCCGATGTTCAATCACCCGGGCTTCAAGCTTCTCATAATCGGCGATCCTGGCACAG GCAAAACGACTTTTCTGAAGAGACGTCTTCCTGAGGAGTTTGAAGAGATATATGAGC CAACTACTGGCGTCGAAGTCTATCCTCTGCATTTCTTCACAAACCGGGGGATGATCCGGTTTGACTGCTGGGATACTCCAGGGCAGGGTCTAAGAGATGGATATTA CATTCGTGGCCAGTGTGCAATTATCATGTTCGATGTCACTGCTGGATCGACATACATGAATGTTCCTGGATGGCATCGCGATCTCTACAG GGTCTGTGAGAATATACCTATTGTTCTCTGTGGAAACAAGGTAGATGGGGAGAATAGGCAAGTTGAAGCAAGGCAGTTTACATTCGGGCGGAGGAATAATTTGCAGCACTGTGAAATTTCTGCAAGGAGCATGTACAACTTAGAGGAACCCTTCCTCTACCTCGCCAGAGAACTTGTCGG GGATCCAAATCTGCACTTTGTTGAGCCTTTTGCTCTTGCTCCTCCGGAAGTGCACATGGACTTTGATCCACGGCAGCA GCATGAGGCGGAACTTGCTGAAGCAGCTCTTCAGCCACTTCCCGATGGCGCTAGAAAAGCAGTTTCCAGGTTTGGAGACAGCAATGAGCATTCGAGACGGCAGGTGGTTTCAGCCTGCATCCTTGCGATGTTGGAGTTCTACATTGGGGATGGGAgatgttttcacttttttggtTTTGCTAAATTACATAATTGTTTCCGtttgatttatcaaattgaCCTCAATTTCGGCAAACATGTATTGATAGTTAACAGCATACATATTCTTTTAGACAATTGCGGTACATGGATGCTGTTGAGGGTGTTAAATAGGCGGGTCGGTTCGAAGATGGTCCGAcctaaattaattcatttaatttgtATTGATCCATTCTTATGTAATACAATTTTGATATTTTGTACTTGA